A genome region from Pseudomonas sp. N3-W includes the following:
- a CDS encoding ShlB/FhaC/HecB family hemolysin secretion/activation protein, whose product MPYSFRVVPRRRSTPCTLLSALLLSLSVSSIHAAEPAAPGQEVLRQQQQQQRDLQQLQLEQRRRQLERGSFGPAPATPVLPTQVAPDERCWPLSGTRIGGVTLIDSQTLNERIKPLLSSCMGVGQINHLLATITALYVDAGYIASRPYLVSAPAAGQSLDIRVDEGYVESIELADQSLPVSLGGAFPGMLGKPLNLRDLEQGLDQLNRLRSIDLTADVAPGTQPGATRLILRSRTSGQSHWALGLGMDNLGSASTGRDRDTVSLSLDSPLQLNDALNLSASDTLNQGDRYSRNASLYYAIPYGYWTFSTFASHAEYRAPLKISTVTFQSTGITDQLSLRADRVLWRDQGHQLSANLQLAHKDVDSYLENVRLGIQSPTLTVAEAGLNLFWLNSAVWNLDINYAQGLRWLGADDDANHQVNNQPKAQFRKYRAGLSQWRNGQFAQQAWQWQSQLNLQYSPDPLPAIEQLLGTDDSAVRGYRVNSASGASGAIWRNTLRLPLRSGLPVQITPRLGLDNGWLKADHGAQGQRLNGASAGVNLSWKNLQVDVDYQRSLTTPSGFRHEPETWLMRVGLQL is encoded by the coding sequence GTGCCGTATTCGTTCCGCGTTGTGCCTCGTCGTCGTTCCACGCCTTGCACGCTGTTGTCGGCCCTGCTGTTGAGCCTGAGTGTTTCATCGATTCATGCAGCAGAGCCCGCCGCCCCGGGTCAGGAAGTGCTGCGCCAGCAACAACAGCAACAGCGCGATCTGCAACAACTGCAACTGGAACAGCGGCGCCGGCAACTGGAACGCGGCAGTTTCGGCCCGGCGCCTGCGACACCGGTGTTACCCACGCAGGTGGCCCCGGATGAACGCTGCTGGCCCCTGAGCGGCACGCGCATCGGCGGCGTCACACTGATCGACAGCCAGACACTCAACGAGCGAATCAAACCGCTGCTGTCGTCATGCATGGGCGTGGGCCAGATCAACCATCTGCTGGCGACCATCACGGCGCTGTATGTGGATGCCGGTTATATCGCCAGCCGACCTTACCTCGTCAGCGCACCAGCGGCGGGGCAGTCGCTGGATATCAGGGTCGATGAAGGCTATGTCGAGTCCATCGAGCTGGCGGATCAGAGCCTGCCGGTGTCCCTCGGCGGCGCGTTCCCGGGCATGCTCGGCAAGCCGCTGAACCTGCGGGACCTGGAGCAGGGCCTGGACCAGTTGAACCGGCTGCGCTCCATCGACCTGACCGCCGACGTCGCCCCCGGCACCCAGCCCGGCGCCACGCGACTTATCCTGCGTTCGCGCACCAGCGGCCAGTCGCACTGGGCGTTGGGTCTTGGCATGGACAACCTCGGCAGCGCCAGCACCGGGCGTGATCGCGACACCGTCAGCCTGAGTCTGGACAGCCCGTTGCAACTCAACGACGCGCTCAATCTGAGTGCCAGCGACACCCTCAATCAGGGCGACCGCTACAGCCGTAACGCCAGCCTTTACTACGCGATTCCTTATGGCTACTGGACGTTCAGCACCTTCGCCAGCCATGCCGAATACCGTGCACCGTTGAAAATCAGCACGGTGACGTTTCAAAGCACCGGCATCACCGATCAGCTCAGTCTGAGGGCCGACCGCGTATTGTGGCGCGATCAGGGGCATCAACTCAGCGCCAATCTGCAACTGGCGCACAAGGACGTCGACAGCTATCTGGAGAACGTCCGTCTGGGCATTCAGAGCCCGACGCTCACCGTGGCCGAAGCGGGGCTGAATCTGTTCTGGCTCAACAGCGCGGTGTGGAACCTGGACATCAATTACGCCCAGGGCCTGCGCTGGCTTGGCGCCGACGACGATGCCAATCATCAGGTCAACAACCAGCCCAAGGCGCAGTTTCGCAAGTACCGCGCCGGCCTCAGCCAGTGGCGCAACGGCCAGTTCGCTCAGCAGGCGTGGCAGTGGCAGAGCCAGCTCAACCTGCAATACAGCCCCGATCCGCTGCCGGCCATTGAACAACTACTGGGCACCGACGACTCCGCCGTGCGCGGCTACCGGGTCAACAGCGCCTCGGGCGCCAGCGGCGCGATCTGGCGCAACACCTTGCGCCTGCCATTGCGCAGCGGTTTGCCGGTGCAGATCACCCCGCGCCTGGGCCTCGACAACGGCTGGCTGAAAGCCGACCACGGCGCCCAGGGACAACGCCTGAACGGGGCCAGCGCCGGGGTCAACCTGAGCTGGAAAAACCTGCAAGTGGACGTTGATTACCAACGCAGCCTCACCACCCCCAGCGGCTTTCGGCACGAGCCTGAAACCTGGCTGATGCGCGTGGGGTTGCAGCTATGA
- a CDS encoding HlyD family secretion protein, whose protein sequence is MTSMPSLEPDLAVAVNTRKPMLKRLLLLTVAIAALVFLGVYAAHWWNTGRFLEETDDAYIGGDVTVIGPKVAGYIEEVLVTDNQKVSAGDVLIRLDSRDYRANLAKAEGAVAAEEALLANLDATEQLQQAVIGQARAGIDATGAETARSRDDNARYKRLVGSNAVSVESAQRADATFKTAQALDARAQAELLATQRQLNVIETQKQQARAALMQAKAERDLAQLNLGYTELRAPVDGVIGNRRARVGAYAQAGAQLLSVVPASGLWVDANFKEDQLARMSPGQRVSIRADVLSGQVFHGHLDSLAPATGAQFSVLPPENATGNFTKIVQRVPVRVMLDPADGVLGHLRPGLSVTAEVDTRAEPQTSAMASAP, encoded by the coding sequence ATGACCAGCATGCCCAGCCTCGAACCCGACCTTGCTGTTGCGGTGAACACCCGCAAGCCCATGCTCAAGCGTTTATTGCTGCTGACCGTGGCCATCGCCGCGCTGGTGTTTCTCGGTGTGTATGCCGCCCACTGGTGGAACACCGGGCGCTTTCTCGAAGAAACCGACGACGCCTACATTGGCGGCGACGTGACGGTGATCGGACCGAAAGTCGCGGGTTACATCGAAGAAGTGCTGGTGACCGACAACCAGAAAGTCAGCGCTGGCGACGTGTTGATTCGCCTCGATTCGCGGGATTATCGCGCCAACCTGGCCAAGGCCGAAGGCGCGGTGGCCGCCGAAGAAGCGCTGCTGGCCAACCTCGACGCCACCGAACAATTGCAACAGGCAGTGATCGGCCAGGCCCGTGCCGGGATTGATGCCACGGGTGCGGAAACCGCTCGCTCGCGCGATGACAACGCCCGCTACAAACGCCTGGTGGGCAGCAACGCGGTCTCGGTGGAAAGCGCGCAGCGGGCCGACGCCACGTTCAAGACCGCTCAGGCCCTCGACGCCCGGGCGCAGGCCGAGTTACTGGCCACGCAACGACAACTGAACGTGATCGAGACCCAGAAACAGCAGGCCCGTGCCGCATTGATGCAAGCCAAGGCCGAGCGGGATCTGGCGCAATTGAACCTCGGCTACACCGAGCTGCGGGCCCCGGTAGACGGCGTGATCGGCAACCGCCGGGCGCGGGTCGGCGCTTATGCTCAGGCCGGGGCGCAATTGCTGTCGGTGGTGCCAGCCAGCGGGTTGTGGGTCGATGCCAATTTCAAGGAAGACCAACTGGCGCGCATGAGCCCCGGTCAGCGGGTAAGCATCCGTGCCGACGTGCTCTCAGGGCAGGTGTTTCATGGTCATCTGGACAGCCTCGCCCCGGCCACGGGCGCGCAGTTCAGCGTGTTGCCGCCGGAAAACGCCACCGGCAACTTCACCAAAATCGTCCAGCGGGTGCCGGTGCGCGTGATGCTGGACCCGGCGGACGGCGTGCTTGGTCATTTGCGTCCCGGCCTGTCGGTGACGGCTGAAGTCGACACCCGTGCCGAGCCGCAGACATCTGCCATGGCTAGCGCGCCATGA
- a CDS encoding efflux transporter outer membrane subunit, which yields MAERTVLCTSGWLLGAVLGLSACSLAPAYHVPPTPVAGQFRSIAPWTTAQPSDQLSRDGWWQMYNDPQLDALQQQLLHNNPDLSAALAHYAQAQAFVRQVESGLFPTITGNAEPQRIRQSDNKPLRSGGPDVYNSVTVGAEIDYEVDLWGRVRDTVAAGKDEAQAQKADLASARLSLQTQLADTYIRLRGLDQQTRLLTATGAAFEKALNLTQGLHDGGIVSGLDVARARTQLSSARSQLTQNIAQRALLEHAIAALVGASASDFTIAQSTRVVTLPVVPVGLPSTLLQRRPDIAAAERRTAEANAKIGVARAAFYPSLTLSAQAGFQSAEYAKLLSAPNLFWMIGPSLVGTLFDGGAHQAELDAARAATDEAGAHYRSVVLAAFAQVEDNLSLVSGLGSALKDQRDAADAAQQSENLALDQYRQGAVGYLDVVSAQTTALQAQSSVLDLQTRQLSANVGLIKALGGGWSSEELASISAHKE from the coding sequence ATGGCTGAGCGGACGGTGTTGTGCACATCGGGCTGGTTGCTGGGCGCGGTGCTGGGGCTCAGTGCCTGCTCGCTGGCGCCCGCCTACCATGTGCCGCCCACACCGGTGGCCGGGCAGTTCCGCAGCATCGCACCCTGGACCACCGCGCAGCCGTCGGACCAGTTGAGCCGCGATGGCTGGTGGCAGATGTACAACGACCCACAACTCGACGCGCTGCAACAGCAATTGCTGCACAACAACCCGGACCTGAGCGCCGCGCTGGCGCATTACGCCCAGGCCCAGGCCTTTGTGAGGCAGGTGGAGTCGGGGCTGTTTCCGACCATCACCGGCAATGCCGAGCCGCAACGCATTCGCCAGTCGGACAACAAGCCGCTGCGCTCCGGCGGGCCTGATGTGTACAACTCGGTGACCGTCGGGGCCGAGATCGACTACGAGGTGGATTTGTGGGGCCGCGTGCGCGATACGGTCGCCGCCGGCAAAGATGAAGCCCAGGCGCAGAAAGCCGATCTGGCCTCGGCGCGCCTGAGTCTGCAAACGCAACTGGCCGACACGTATATTCGTCTGCGGGGCCTTGATCAACAGACGCGGTTGCTGACGGCAACTGGCGCAGCGTTCGAGAAAGCGCTGAACCTGACTCAGGGTCTGCATGACGGCGGCATTGTCTCGGGGCTGGACGTGGCTCGCGCTCGCACGCAGCTGTCTTCGGCCAGATCGCAACTGACGCAGAACATCGCCCAGCGCGCCCTGCTGGAACACGCCATTGCGGCGCTGGTGGGTGCTTCGGCGTCGGACTTCACTATCGCTCAAAGCACCCGCGTCGTGACCCTGCCCGTGGTGCCCGTCGGCTTGCCATCGACCTTGTTGCAACGGCGCCCCGACATCGCCGCCGCCGAACGCCGGACCGCCGAAGCCAATGCAAAAATCGGCGTGGCCCGTGCAGCGTTTTATCCCAGCCTGACCTTGAGCGCCCAGGCCGGTTTCCAAAGCGCCGAGTACGCCAAACTGCTCTCGGCGCCCAACCTGTTCTGGATGATCGGGCCGTCCCTGGTGGGCACCCTGTTCGACGGTGGCGCGCACCAGGCCGAACTGGACGCGGCCAGGGCTGCCACCGATGAGGCCGGCGCGCACTACCGCAGCGTGGTGCTGGCGGCATTCGCCCAGGTCGAAGACAACCTGTCGCTGGTGTCCGGGCTGGGCTCGGCCCTCAAGGACCAACGCGACGCGGCGGATGCGGCGCAGCAATCGGAGAACCTGGCGCTGGACCAGTATCGTCAGGGGGCTGTGGGGTATCTGGATGTCGTCTCCGCACAGACCACCGCGTTGCAGGCGCAAAGCAGCGTGCTGGATTTGCAGACCCGCCAGTTGAGCGCCAATGTGGGGTTGATCAAGGCGTTGGGTGGCGGCTGGTCGAGCGAGGAATTGGCGAGTATTTCAGCGCACAAGGAGTGA
- a CDS encoding hemagglutinin repeat-containing protein, with translation MPVQTFAFHLSPRGKLRWAIAGLFLVVHLPNALAGGVVVAPGPGGTAQLQTQGGVPIVNIVAPNGSGLSHNQFLDYNVDRQGLVLNNALQAGQSQLAGQLAANPQFQGQAASVILNEVISRNASTLNGAQEIFGRAADYVLANPNGISVNGGSFINTPNANLVVGRPELNDGKLQALSTRDATGALQVQGQGLQNREGSINLIAPRIDTQGRVDARDQLNLTVGRNQVDYASGRVKAVDPAGNTTEQRIDASLFGAMQVGRINIVSTAEGAGVRVGPVQVAGRDGVQIRSAGDLSISGEAVPNSLDVQRAGVRSSAGDVGLHSGKDLTLAATDVSGRDVKLDAKRNLTLSTVQSRKLQEQRENWNSSTLGITWETYDRTQTDSDSRQHGSQVLASRDAELSSGGNTELKAAKLEAAKNLSVKSAGDLRLTAATETHTQTDQGNHRKHLWKANWDTRSEEQRSVTSQLKGGNIALATAALLHSEGAELSSQGDINLAGKQVDITSASRTQRKSDNSYSGDLVGGGFFGKTGDADQGKTQNQGSKINATGKLIVKADEVRISGSQVRGGTEASVISDKGSLVIDGVQDTSHSNSHDKDSKFFGITKDETRQNAKDSTTVRSELTSDSNLTLKSAKDLDVAGSTVKAGGALDVAAAGDVNVHSARDTRDSSNSYETRGFDAYAKENAPDAGQYRAGIHYQDKQQTVTRNDVHQQGSSLSGGSVQVQAGGDLTLKGADVNATHGDTTLSGKNVALLAEQDSHNTSTDKSSTSGGFYYTGGLDRAGSGVDFAHSTSRDTTGQTTAQTTRVDSSGKLNINAGTLTTEGARLNAGTGLNVAAGEVDNRAARNTDSSTHTESNWQADIGANVEYKDIARPVATAIKDVLGGKVPDKDALSKLGQPNVGFDVAIGHQDASHTEQAGSAVVSQFKGGTVDVNVGGTLQDQGTQYQASAGKVTVNADKLVANAASNSHSSTDQALDAKSGARVYTKTGEDVNVAGSGAGGSSQSSKNSDTAVVGSYAGSNGVNLNLRGDGQFEGSQFNGGQGGVSIKTGGDLALNQANDHQSSDSASLRGNGSLSVGTLPGTDGTNVNLGAGFQLDHKDSQTRDSQAHVAGIQGQGPVHLGSGGNQTLQGTKIDSVGGIDLKADGKLDLQAASDTHSATGSHLGGGLNVGGSKTSTEKSLDKGGNLSANFNIGGVDEDTRTLTGGQLNGQGGIALSGDAIHLQGTQVSAPSVSLDAQGGGISQESAQSTQNRSNWNVALNAGGNLSNSTPTAAGDKDAAKSDHGFNAGAKIGVDYLQGTTQQNSQVKADSVVINSAGDVHLAGARIDAKTVNSKVGGDLTVESRQDSQTNAKVDVDLGLTGKKAAPADKDKVADNAKPGGTDYKPTLKIDGGYSHKDSVGQASGISGTQGVNLKVDGSTQLAGARISATEGHVDLGGSKVGTRTVNNRDYGVTAGLDLPQKPQEEGAKPAVSAAGEHSVKLGPVTVGGHYDSQALQAGIDEKNI, from the coding sequence ATGCCTGTACAGACATTTGCGTTTCATCTTTCCCCTCGGGGCAAACTGCGCTGGGCGATTGCCGGCCTGTTTCTGGTTGTTCATCTGCCGAACGCGTTGGCCGGTGGTGTGGTGGTCGCACCCGGCCCCGGCGGCACCGCGCAATTGCAAACCCAGGGCGGCGTGCCCATCGTCAACATCGTGGCGCCGAACGGCTCCGGTCTGTCGCACAACCAGTTCCTGGATTACAACGTCGACCGTCAGGGCCTGGTGCTGAACAACGCCTTGCAGGCCGGGCAGTCGCAACTGGCCGGGCAACTGGCGGCCAACCCGCAGTTCCAGGGCCAGGCGGCGAGCGTGATCCTCAACGAAGTGATCAGCCGCAACGCCTCGACCCTCAACGGCGCCCAGGAAATTTTCGGTCGCGCCGCCGATTACGTGTTGGCCAACCCCAACGGTATCTCGGTCAATGGCGGCAGCTTCATCAATACGCCGAACGCCAACCTGGTGGTCGGTCGTCCTGAATTGAACGACGGCAAGCTGCAAGCCCTGAGCACCCGCGACGCCACGGGCGCCTTGCAGGTGCAAGGGCAGGGCCTGCAAAACCGCGAGGGCTCGATCAACCTGATCGCTCCGCGCATCGACACCCAGGGCCGCGTCGACGCCCGCGATCAACTCAACCTCACCGTCGGCCGCAACCAGGTGGACTACGCCAGCGGCCGGGTGAAAGCCGTCGACCCGGCGGGCAACACCACCGAGCAACGCATCGACGCCAGCCTGTTCGGCGCAATGCAGGTCGGGCGCATCAATATTGTCAGCACCGCCGAAGGCGCGGGCGTGCGGGTTGGCCCGGTGCAGGTGGCGGGCCGCGACGGCGTGCAGATTCGCTCGGCGGGCGACCTGAGCATCAGCGGTGAAGCCGTGCCCAACAGCCTCGACGTGCAGCGTGCCGGGGTACGCAGCAGTGCCGGCGATGTCGGTTTGCACAGCGGCAAGGACCTGACCCTGGCCGCCACCGACGTCAGCGGACGTGACGTCAAACTCGACGCCAAACGCAACCTGACCCTGAGCACCGTCCAAAGCCGCAAGCTTCAGGAGCAACGGGAAAACTGGAACAGCAGCACCCTGGGCATCACCTGGGAAACCTATGACCGGACCCAGACCGACAGCGACTCGCGGCAGCACGGCAGCCAAGTGCTGGCCAGCCGCGACGCCGAGCTGTCGTCCGGTGGCAATACCGAACTCAAGGCCGCCAAGCTCGAAGCGGCGAAGAACCTCAGTGTCAAAAGCGCCGGCGATTTACGTCTGACCGCCGCCACCGAAACCCATACGCAAACCGATCAAGGCAACCACCGCAAACACCTGTGGAAAGCCAATTGGGACACCCGCAGCGAAGAACAGCGCAGCGTCACCAGCCAGTTGAAAGGTGGCAACATCGCCCTGGCCACGGCGGCACTGTTGCATTCCGAAGGCGCCGAGTTGAGCAGCCAGGGCGACATCAATCTGGCCGGCAAGCAGGTGGACATCACCAGCGCCAGCCGCACCCAGCGCAAGAGCGACAACAGCTATTCGGGCGATCTGGTGGGCGGCGGTTTCTTCGGCAAGACCGGCGATGCCGATCAGGGCAAGACCCAGAACCAGGGCAGCAAGATCAACGCGACGGGCAAGCTGATCGTCAAGGCAGATGAGGTGCGCATCAGCGGCAGCCAGGTACGTGGCGGCACCGAGGCCAGTGTCATCAGCGACAAGGGTTCGCTGGTCATCGACGGCGTGCAAGACACCTCGCACAGCAACAGCCATGACAAGGACAGCAAGTTCTTCGGCATCACCAAGGACGAAACCCGGCAGAACGCCAAGGACAGCACCACCGTGCGCAGCGAGCTGACCTCCGACAGCAACCTCACGCTCAAAAGCGCCAAAGACCTCGACGTGGCGGGCTCCACGGTCAAGGCCGGTGGCGCGCTCGACGTTGCGGCGGCGGGGGACGTCAATGTGCACTCGGCGCGGGACACCCGCGACAGCAGCAACAGCTATGAAACCCGTGGCTTCGACGCGTACGCCAAAGAGAATGCGCCGGACGCCGGGCAGTACCGCGCCGGTATTCATTACCAAGACAAACAGCAGACCGTGACCCGCAACGACGTGCACCAGCAAGGCTCCAGCCTCAGCGGTGGCAGCGTACAGGTGCAGGCGGGCGGTGACTTGACACTCAAGGGCGCCGACGTCAACGCCACTCACGGTGATACGACCCTGAGCGGGAAAAATGTCGCGCTGCTGGCCGAGCAGGACAGCCACAACACCTCGACCGATAAATCCAGCACCAGCGGCGGTTTCTACTACACCGGCGGCCTCGATCGCGCGGGCAGCGGCGTGGATTTTGCGCACAGCACGTCCCGGGACACCACCGGCCAAACCACGGCGCAAACCACCCGCGTCGACAGCAGTGGCAAGCTCAACATCAACGCCGGCACACTCACCACCGAAGGCGCCCGGCTCAACGCCGGCACCGGCTTGAACGTGGCGGCGGGCGAGGTCGACAATCGCGCCGCCCGCAACACCGACAGCAGCACTCACACCGAGAGCAACTGGCAGGCGGACATCGGCGCCAACGTCGAATACAAAGACATTGCCCGTCCCGTCGCCACCGCTATCAAAGACGTGTTGGGCGGCAAGGTGCCGGACAAGGACGCACTGTCCAAACTGGGCCAGCCGAACGTCGGCTTCGATGTCGCCATCGGTCATCAGGACGCCAGCCACACCGAGCAAGCCGGCAGCGCCGTGGTCAGCCAGTTCAAGGGCGGCACCGTGGACGTCAACGTCGGCGGCACCTTGCAGGACCAGGGCACGCAGTACCAGGCGAGCGCCGGCAAGGTCACTGTCAACGCCGACAAGCTGGTCGCCAACGCGGCCAGCAACAGCCACAGCAGCACCGATCAGGCACTGGATGCCAAGTCCGGTGCGCGCGTCTACACCAAAACCGGCGAAGACGTGAACGTCGCCGGCAGCGGCGCGGGCGGTAGCAGCCAAAGCAGCAAGAACAGTGACACCGCTGTGGTCGGCAGTTATGCCGGCAGCAACGGGGTCAACCTCAACCTGCGCGGCGACGGCCAGTTCGAAGGCAGCCAGTTCAACGGCGGACAGGGCGGTGTGAGCATCAAGACCGGCGGCGATCTGGCGCTGAATCAGGCCAACGACCACCAGAGCAGCGACAGCGCCAGCCTGCGCGGCAATGGCTCGCTGAGCGTCGGCACCTTACCGGGCACCGACGGCACCAACGTCAACCTGGGCGCCGGGTTCCAGCTCGATCACAAAGACAGCCAGACCCGCGACAGCCAGGCGCATGTCGCCGGTATTCAGGGCCAAGGGCCGGTGCACCTGGGCAGCGGTGGCAACCAGACCCTGCAAGGGACAAAGATCGACAGCGTCGGCGGTATCGATTTGAAGGCCGACGGCAAGCTCGATCTGCAAGCCGCCAGCGACACCCACAGCGCCACTGGCAGCCATCTGGGTGGCGGGCTCAACGTCGGCGGCAGCAAAACCAGCACCGAGAAGAGCCTGGACAAGGGCGGTAACCTCAGCGCCAATTTCAACATCGGCGGGGTCGATGAAGACACCCGGACGCTGACTGGCGGCCAACTCAATGGCCAGGGCGGCATTGCGCTCAGCGGCGATGCCATCCATCTGCAAGGCACGCAGGTCAGCGCACCGAGCGTCAGTCTGGATGCGCAGGGCGGTGGCATCTCCCAGGAGTCAGCCCAGTCCACGCAAAACCGCAGCAACTGGAACGTGGCGCTGAATGCCGGTGGCAACCTGAGCAACAGCACGCCGACGGCTGCCGGTGACAAGGACGCGGCGAAGAGCGATCACGGCTTCAATGCCGGGGCCAAGATCGGGGTCGATTACCTGCAAGGCACCACCCAGCAGAACAGCCAGGTCAAGGCTGACAGCGTGGTCATCAACAGTGCCGGTGACGTGCATCTGGCCGGCGCGCGGATCGATGCCAAAACCGTCAACAGCAAGGTGGGCGGCGACCTGACGGTGGAAAGCCGCCAGGACAGCCAGACGAATGCCAAGGTCGATGTCGACCTGGGCCTGACCGGCAAAAAAGCCGCGCCGGCCGATAAGGACAAAGTCGCCGACAACGCCAAACCGGGCGGCACCGATTACAAGCCGACCCTCAAGATTGACGGCGGGTATTCACACAAGGACAGCGTTGGCCAGGCTTCGGGTATCAGCGGCACGCAAGGGGTGAACCTCAAGGTGGACGGTTCAACCCAACTGGCCGGTGCACGGATTTCTGCCACTGAGGGTCATGTGGACCTGGGCGGTTCCAAAGTCGGCACCCGCACGGTGAACAACCGTGATTACGGAGTGACTGCAGGACTGGACCTGCCGCAAAAACCGCAAGAGGAGGGCGCCAAACCCGCCGTTTCCGCTGCGGGAGAACACAGCGTCAAACTGGGACCAGTGACCGTGGGCGGCCATTACGACAGCCAGGCGTTGCAGGCGGGGATTGATGAGAAAAATATCTAG
- a CDS encoding MFS transporter, whose protein sequence is MNSKRLLALAIALLMFPQIAQTLYSPALADIGQAFAVGPQQAAQTLSVYFLAFAFGVVLWGRLCDRIGRRPSMLAGLALYVGASVLALRVSTFNGLLLAQALAGLGAAVGSVVTQTLLRDRFKGAELAQVFSVMGIALAASPAIGLFTGASLVHAFGYRAVLAGLLLLALALWLWCLRSLPETRPQHLTTPALFATLWHMLGDRDIWRSTLLVALFNIALFSYYSLGPFMFERLGLSASMFGYSGVVLALGSGLGAWLNKRLLRRGFSGSRLIRLAAFIALSGGIGVWLMQGSGWFVLAMLWVVLAFGMAIPNVLGSALANYGDQLGTAGALFGLFYYLLIGAGLMLAAWSQALGETLIACGALALLVIGRQS, encoded by the coding sequence ATGAATTCAAAACGCCTGTTGGCATTGGCCATCGCCTTGCTGATGTTTCCGCAGATCGCCCAAACCCTGTACAGCCCGGCGCTGGCGGATATCGGCCAGGCCTTTGCCGTTGGCCCGCAACAAGCGGCGCAAACCCTGTCGGTGTATTTCCTGGCCTTCGCCTTCGGCGTGGTGTTGTGGGGGCGGCTGTGTGACCGGATCGGGCGCAGGCCCTCGATGCTGGCCGGTCTGGCGCTATATGTCGGTGCCTCGGTGCTGGCGCTGCGGGTCAGCACATTCAACGGCCTGTTGCTGGCTCAGGCGCTGGCCGGATTGGGGGCCGCGGTGGGGTCGGTGGTGACGCAAACCCTGCTGCGTGATCGCTTCAAGGGCGCGGAACTGGCGCAGGTGTTTTCGGTGATGGGCATCGCACTGGCGGCCAGTCCGGCCATTGGCTTGTTCACCGGGGCGAGCCTGGTACACGCCTTCGGCTACCGCGCAGTGTTGGCGGGTTTGTTGCTGCTGGCCTTGGCGCTCTGGTTGTGGTGCCTGCGGAGCTTGCCTGAAACCCGCCCGCAACACCTGACAACGCCCGCGTTGTTCGCAACCCTGTGGCACATGCTGGGCGACCGCGATATCTGGCGTTCGACGCTGTTGGTCGCGTTGTTCAACATCGCCTTGTTCAGCTACTACAGCCTGGGCCCGTTCATGTTTGAACGGCTGGGATTGAGCGCATCGATGTTTGGCTACAGCGGTGTGGTGCTCGCGCTGGGCTCCGGCCTCGGCGCCTGGCTGAACAAACGTCTGTTGCGCCGGGGGTTCAGCGGGTCGCGGCTGATCCGCCTTGCGGCATTCATCGCACTGTCCGGGGGCATCGGCGTCTGGTTGATGCAAGGCAGCGGCTGGTTTGTGCTGGCGATGCTGTGGGTGGTGCTGGCATTTGGCATGGCGATCCCCAACGTCCTCGGTTCGGCGCTGGCGAACTACGGCGACCAGCTCGGCACGGCGGGTGCGTTGTTTGGTTTGTTCTACTACCTGTTGATCGGTGCGGGATTGATGTTGGCCGCATGGTCTCAGGCGCTAGGGGAAACCCTGATAGCCTGCGGTGCCTTGGCCCTGCTAGTGATTGGCAGACAAAGCTGA
- a CDS encoding helix-turn-helix transcriptional regulator, protein MAWLDAHDSFDPDRYGAPVIGIASTLGDHDSGLHRHARGQLLFARQGCTRITLAQQLCLLPPSRAAWIPPGVVHRAVMQQSVDYRSIWLTPALCADLPQQVCVIEVSPLLRAVLEPMAAADFDTDWQQGKHAHLLGLCLSEIADAAQQPMLLPLPRDKRLAPLLATPEQLPPELQVLERQIGASGRTIGRIFQRETGMSYQQWRQQWRLMRAMELLTIGRNIGYCAFELGFASDSAFIAFFKDMTGITPGAWLK, encoded by the coding sequence ATGGCCTGGCTCGACGCGCACGACTCTTTCGATCCCGACCGCTATGGCGCGCCGGTCATTGGTATCGCCTCCACCTTGGGCGATCACGATTCCGGGTTGCATCGGCATGCGCGTGGGCAGTTGTTATTCGCCCGTCAGGGCTGCACACGCATCACCCTCGCGCAGCAGTTGTGCCTGCTGCCGCCCTCTCGCGCCGCGTGGATTCCCCCGGGTGTGGTCCATCGTGCGGTGATGCAGCAGAGCGTGGACTACCGCTCGATCTGGCTGACCCCGGCGTTGTGTGCGGACTTGCCGCAACAGGTCTGCGTGATTGAAGTCAGCCCATTGCTGCGCGCCGTGCTGGAGCCGATGGCCGCTGCCGATTTCGATACCGATTGGCAGCAAGGCAAACACGCACACCTGCTGGGCCTGTGCCTGAGCGAAATTGCCGACGCCGCGCAGCAACCGATGCTCTTGCCCCTGCCCCGGGACAAACGTCTGGCGCCGCTCCTGGCAACGCCTGAACAACTGCCACCGGAACTTCAGGTGCTGGAACGTCAGATCGGCGCCAGTGGCCGTACCATCGGGCGGATTTTCCAGCGTGAAACCGGCATGAGTTATCAGCAATGGCGCCAACAGTGGCGGTTGATGCGTGCCATGGAATTGCTCACCATCGGCCGCAACATCGGCTATTGCGCTTTCGAACTGGGGTTTGCCAGCGACAGCGCCTTCATCGCGTTCTTCAAGGACATGACCGGCATCACCCCCGGCGCCTGGCTCAAGTAA